From the Thermococcus sp. 18S1 genome, one window contains:
- a CDS encoding MBL fold metallo-hydrolase — protein MRTIPLASESLGVRSLAVFVEAGGRKILIDPGVALGPKRYGLPPAKVEIETLHRMRRKLQGYARRADVITISHYHYDHHTPFFEGLYESSSEEYAEEIYSGKVLLIKHPRENINFSQRKRAWAFMKNAEPIAEKIEFADGRSFDLGGVTLEFSPAVPHGSDGSKLGFVVMVMIDDGFRLIHASDIQLLNRKAVEWIVEKNPDLLITGGPPTYLGKRAEGGWETGIKNLNEIIRETGAEIVLDHHIIRDKRYPEFFGGLEETPKTFAGYLKVEDRPLEAYRRELHKREEGEEVELPFSL, from the coding sequence ATGAGAACGATTCCACTCGCCTCCGAGAGCCTCGGTGTGAGGAGCTTGGCAGTCTTCGTTGAAGCTGGAGGAAGGAAAATCCTCATAGATCCGGGAGTTGCCCTGGGGCCAAAGCGCTACGGCCTTCCTCCAGCGAAGGTTGAGATAGAGACGCTCCACAGAATGCGCCGTAAGCTTCAGGGTTACGCCAGGAGGGCCGATGTGATCACCATCTCCCACTACCACTACGACCACCACACGCCTTTCTTTGAGGGCCTCTACGAGAGCTCCAGCGAGGAGTACGCGGAGGAAATCTACTCCGGAAAGGTTCTCCTCATAAAGCACCCCAGGGAGAACATCAACTTCAGCCAGAGGAAGCGCGCCTGGGCCTTCATGAAGAACGCCGAGCCGATAGCGGAGAAGATAGAGTTCGCAGACGGCAGGAGCTTCGACCTCGGCGGCGTTACGCTGGAGTTCTCCCCTGCAGTTCCTCATGGGAGTGATGGCTCGAAGCTCGGCTTTGTGGTCATGGTTATGATCGACGACGGCTTCCGCTTAATCCACGCCAGCGACATCCAGCTCCTCAACAGGAAGGCCGTTGAATGGATAGTGGAGAAGAATCCGGACCTGCTCATCACGGGCGGGCCGCCGACCTACCTCGGAAAGCGTGCCGAGGGGGGCTGGGAAACGGGCATCAAGAACCTCAACGAGATAATCCGCGAAACCGGTGCCGAGATAGTACTCGACCACCACATCATCAGGGACAAACGTTATCCGGAGTTCTTCGGTGGGCTGGAGGAAACCCCAAAGACGTTCGCCGGTTATCTGAAGGTTGAAGACAGGCCCCTTGAGGCCTACAGGCGGGAGCTTCACAAAAGGGAAGAGGGCGAGGAGGTGGAGCTTCCGTTCAGCCTCTGA
- the gltA gene encoding NADPH-dependent glutamate synthase, producing MAKPKLIKERVPTPERPVEERVKSFVEVNLGYDFASAVKEAERCVQCPPEYAPCIKGCPVHINIPGFLKALRESADNPDEAVKNALRVIWNDNTLPAVTGRVCPQEEQCEAPCVMGKVGDPINIGKLERFVADYARQKGIDEELLGEFMAETNGKGKVAVVGAGPAGLTCALELAKMGYKVTIFEALHEAGGVLMYGIPEFRLPKDILKTELDKLEKLGVEVKTNYIVGKTVTIEELLGEYDAVFIGTGAGTPKLLNIPGILLDRIYSANEFLTRVNLMKAYKFPEYDTPIAVGKKVIVIGAGNTAMDAARSALRLGAEVTIAYRRGREDMTARVEEIGHAEEEGVKFEFFLTPVEFIGDENGKVKAVKFEKMRPLEERDSRGKRKIVGTGEYVTLEADTVIIAIGLEPNRILLEESGFKANPDGTLVVDESLMTSIPGVFAGGDAIRGEATVILAMGDGKKAAKSIDEYIRGKKANA from the coding sequence ATGGCGAAGCCAAAGCTAATCAAGGAGCGCGTCCCGACGCCTGAGAGACCCGTTGAAGAGCGTGTTAAGAGCTTCGTTGAGGTTAACCTCGGCTACGACTTCGCCTCGGCCGTGAAGGAGGCCGAGCGCTGTGTTCAGTGCCCACCCGAATACGCGCCGTGCATAAAGGGCTGTCCCGTTCACATCAACATCCCCGGCTTTCTGAAGGCCCTCCGCGAGAGCGCGGACAATCCGGACGAGGCCGTCAAGAACGCTCTGCGCGTCATATGGAACGACAACACGCTGCCGGCAGTTACAGGACGTGTCTGCCCGCAGGAGGAGCAGTGTGAGGCGCCGTGCGTCATGGGCAAGGTCGGGGACCCGATAAACATCGGCAAGCTTGAGAGGTTTGTGGCCGACTACGCCCGTCAGAAAGGCATAGACGAGGAACTCCTCGGTGAATTCATGGCCGAAACAAACGGAAAAGGTAAGGTCGCGGTCGTCGGTGCCGGTCCCGCCGGACTCACCTGCGCCCTTGAGCTTGCGAAGATGGGCTACAAGGTCACCATATTCGAGGCCCTCCACGAGGCGGGCGGAGTGCTCATGTACGGCATCCCAGAGTTCAGGCTGCCGAAGGACATCCTCAAGACCGAGCTGGATAAGCTGGAAAAGCTTGGAGTTGAGGTTAAGACAAACTACATCGTGGGCAAGACGGTCACCATTGAGGAGCTTCTCGGGGAGTACGACGCCGTCTTTATAGGAACCGGGGCCGGAACGCCCAAGCTGCTCAACATACCCGGAATCCTTCTCGACAGGATTTACAGCGCCAACGAGTTCCTGACGAGGGTCAACCTCATGAAGGCCTACAAGTTCCCCGAATACGATACGCCGATAGCCGTTGGAAAGAAGGTCATAGTCATCGGTGCCGGAAACACCGCCATGGACGCGGCGCGCTCCGCGCTCAGACTCGGCGCCGAGGTTACCATCGCCTACCGCCGCGGAAGAGAAGACATGACGGCCAGGGTGGAGGAGATAGGCCACGCCGAGGAAGAAGGCGTCAAGTTCGAGTTCTTCCTCACGCCGGTCGAGTTCATCGGCGACGAGAACGGCAAGGTCAAGGCCGTTAAGTTCGAGAAGATGCGCCCGCTTGAGGAGAGGGACAGCAGGGGCAAGAGAAAAATCGTTGGAACCGGGGAATATGTGACCCTCGAAGCCGACACCGTCATCATAGCCATAGGCCTTGAGCCGAACAGGATACTCCTTGAGGAGAGCGGCTTTAAGGCCAACCCCGACGGGACGCTGGTCGTTGATGAGAGCCTGATGACGAGCATTCCGGGTGTCTTCGCTGGCGGAGACGCAATAAGGGGAGAGGCAACGGTTATCCTCGCCATGGGAGACGGAAAGAAAGCCGCGAAGTCAATAGATGAATACATAAGGGGCAAAAAGGCCAACGCGTGA
- a CDS encoding sulfide/dihydroorotate dehydrogenase-like FAD/NAD-binding protein, with protein MYRITAKEELDVRDFFIEVEAPHVANAWKPGQFVVLLIHEKGERIPMSIYYADRETGRIGMFIRRHGKTTFDLWDNFHVGDSLYAVAGPLGKPIEVKYYGNVAFVSDAVCGQAENYATLKAMKEAGNYTISIQTFEDKAHSYPEKFLAKPVADEHYLTTEDGSRGIKGHYLDVLRELIEKDKVDIVFGGGKLGNLKKLAELTREYGIPTIVTVRQIMVDGTGMCGSCRILYDGEIKFACRDGPMFDAHKVDWDDVIRRDSRFVREQETAKKHYLQSKGVV; from the coding sequence ATGTATCGGATAACTGCTAAAGAAGAGCTCGACGTGAGGGACTTTTTTATTGAGGTTGAGGCTCCTCACGTGGCCAATGCCTGGAAACCCGGTCAATTCGTCGTTCTGCTCATACATGAGAAGGGCGAAAGGATCCCCATGTCCATCTATTACGCCGACAGGGAGACCGGAAGGATAGGAATGTTCATCAGGAGGCACGGGAAGACCACCTTTGACCTGTGGGACAACTTCCACGTTGGAGATTCCCTCTACGCCGTCGCGGGACCTCTTGGGAAGCCGATAGAGGTCAAGTACTACGGAAACGTTGCCTTCGTCTCCGACGCCGTCTGCGGTCAGGCCGAGAACTACGCCACGCTCAAAGCCATGAAGGAGGCCGGCAACTACACAATCTCGATTCAGACCTTTGAGGACAAGGCCCACTCCTATCCCGAGAAGTTCCTGGCAAAGCCCGTTGCCGATGAGCACTACCTCACCACCGAGGACGGCTCGCGCGGGATCAAGGGGCACTATCTCGACGTTCTCAGGGAGCTCATCGAAAAGGACAAGGTGGACATAGTCTTCGGCGGCGGAAAGCTCGGCAACCTCAAAAAGCTCGCGGAGCTGACGCGGGAGTACGGAATCCCGACCATAGTCACCGTCAGGCAGATAATGGTGGACGGAACTGGAATGTGCGGCTCCTGCAGGATACTCTACGACGGGGAGATAAAGTTCGCCTGTCGCGACGGGCCGATGTTCGACGCCCACAAGGTGGACTGGGATGACGTGATAAGGCGTGACAGCAGGTTCGTCCGCGAACAGGAGACGGCCAAAAAGCACTACCTTCAGTCCAAGGGGGTGGTCTGA
- a CDS encoding 4-phosphopantoate--beta-alanine ligase — protein MVEIPKSHPRYWSLYYREKIIEGMEKGMTAKAGLIAHGRGEAFDYLIGEKTIEPAERAMKAAVAKLILAEHPVISVNGNVAALVPKETIELAKALNAKLEINLFYRTEERVRAIAEELRKYDPDVELLGINPTKRIPGLEHERGKVDEEGIWKADVVVVPLEDGDRTEALVRMGKFVITVDLNPLSRSARMADITIVDNIVRAYPRMTELAREMKDYSRGELLAILEEYSNEKTLSDVLVHMERRLTRLAEGGVWRKKTLE, from the coding sequence ATGGTCGAAATACCCAAGAGCCACCCGCGCTACTGGAGCCTGTACTACAGGGAGAAGATCATCGAGGGAATGGAGAAGGGGATGACCGCCAAGGCCGGTCTGATAGCCCACGGCCGCGGTGAGGCCTTTGACTACCTCATCGGGGAGAAGACGATAGAACCCGCCGAGAGGGCGATGAAAGCCGCCGTCGCCAAGCTCATTCTGGCCGAGCATCCGGTCATCTCTGTCAACGGCAACGTCGCGGCACTCGTCCCAAAGGAAACGATAGAGCTGGCAAAAGCGCTGAACGCCAAGCTCGAGATAAACCTCTTCTACCGCACGGAGGAGCGCGTTAGGGCGATAGCGGAGGAGCTGAGAAAGTACGACCCCGATGTTGAGCTCCTCGGAATAAATCCCACGAAACGCATTCCGGGTCTTGAACACGAGAGGGGGAAGGTTGACGAGGAGGGAATCTGGAAAGCCGATGTAGTCGTTGTCCCGCTGGAGGACGGCGACAGGACGGAAGCTCTCGTCAGAATGGGCAAGTTCGTGATCACAGTTGACCTCAACCCGCTTTCACGCTCGGCGAGGATGGCGGATATAACCATCGTCGACAACATAGTCCGCGCGTATCCGAGAATGACTGAACTGGCGAGGGAGATGAAGGACTACAGCCGCGGGGAGCTCCTCGCGATTCTGGAGGAGTACAGCAACGAAAAAACGCTGAGCGACGTGCTCGTACACATGGAACGCAGGCTGACCAGGCTGGCCGAAGGAGGGGTCTGGAGGAAGAAGACACTGGAGTGA
- a CDS encoding helix-turn-helix domain-containing protein — translation MLEKEKEALAKRIAGEITLSSDPGKTMRKWREIFGISQTELAEYLGVSSSVISDYEGGRRKSPGASTIRKFVEALLEIDEKRGGNVIRAFSKTLGSELPTSAILDIREFALPITIKDLVGAVRGEVVANMHLLDRRIYGYTVVDSIKAILEMSSEEFLKLYGWTTERALIFTKVTTGRSPMIAVRVQGLKPAVVVLHGVKKLDELAVKLAERERVPLVISNVGSEAELIAGLRRLVEKTDKEF, via the coding sequence ATGCTTGAAAAGGAGAAAGAAGCCCTGGCAAAGAGGATAGCGGGGGAAATCACCCTCTCCTCCGACCCCGGTAAAACCATGCGCAAATGGCGTGAGATATTCGGAATCAGCCAGACGGAACTCGCCGAATACCTCGGCGTTTCTTCTTCGGTCATAAGCGACTACGAGGGCGGCAGGAGAAAGAGCCCCGGCGCGTCCACGATACGGAAGTTCGTCGAGGCCCTCCTTGAGATAGACGAGAAGCGCGGTGGAAACGTGATCCGTGCGTTCAGCAAGACCCTCGGCAGCGAGCTTCCCACGAGCGCCATACTCGATATCCGGGAGTTCGCCCTCCCGATAACCATAAAGGACCTCGTTGGGGCCGTCAGGGGGGAGGTCGTCGCCAACATGCACCTCCTCGACAGGCGCATATACGGCTACACCGTCGTCGACAGCATAAAGGCGATCCTCGAGATGAGCAGCGAGGAGTTCCTCAAGCTCTACGGCTGGACGACCGAGAGGGCGCTGATATTCACCAAGGTCACAACGGGAAGGAGCCCGATGATAGCGGTCCGCGTTCAGGGACTCAAGCCGGCCGTTGTCGTTCTCCACGGGGTCAAGAAGCTCGATGAGCTCGCCGTAAAGCTCGCAGAGCGTGAGAGGGTTCCGCTGGTGATATCGAACGTTGGAAGTGAGGCAGAGCTCATTGCCGGCCTCAGAAGGCTGGTAGAAAAGACAGATAAGGAGTTCTGA
- the dph5 gene encoding diphthine synthase, translating to MAIYFIGLGLYDERDITLKGLEVARKCDLVFAEFYTSLLAGTTLDRVEELIGKPIRRLSREEVELHFERIVLSEAKEKDVAFLTAGDPMVATTHSDLRIRAKELGIESYVIHAPSIYSAIAITGLQIYKFGKSATVAYPEKNWFPTSHYDVIKENMERNLHTMLFLDIKAEQNRYMTANEAMEILLQVEDMKKENVFTPDTLVVVLARAGSLNPTLRAGYVRDMLKEDFGRQPHVMVVPGRLHIVEAEYLVAFAGAPKEILDGI from the coding sequence ATGGCGATATACTTCATAGGGCTTGGCCTTTACGACGAGAGGGACATCACGCTCAAAGGCCTTGAGGTGGCCAGAAAGTGCGACCTGGTCTTCGCCGAGTTCTACACGTCCCTTCTGGCCGGAACAACGCTGGACAGGGTTGAGGAGCTCATCGGTAAGCCTATCCGGAGGCTCAGCAGGGAGGAGGTTGAGCTCCACTTCGAGCGCATCGTGCTGAGCGAGGCCAAGGAGAAGGACGTGGCCTTTCTGACCGCCGGCGACCCGATGGTGGCGACGACGCACTCCGATCTAAGGATAAGGGCCAAGGAGCTCGGAATCGAGAGCTACGTCATCCACGCCCCGAGCATCTACTCGGCGATAGCGATAACGGGGCTGCAGATATACAAGTTTGGCAAGAGCGCAACCGTGGCCTATCCTGAGAAGAACTGGTTTCCGACGAGCCACTACGACGTGATAAAAGAGAACATGGAGAGAAACCTGCACACAATGCTCTTCCTCGACATAAAGGCCGAGCAGAACCGCTACATGACGGCCAACGAGGCGATGGAGATACTGCTCCAGGTAGAGGATATGAAGAAGGAAAACGTCTTCACCCCGGACACGCTGGTCGTGGTTCTGGCGAGGGCAGGCTCACTGAACCCGACGCTCAGGGCCGGCTACGTCAGGGACATGCTCAAGGAGGACTTCGGAAGGCAGCCCCACGTGATGGTCGTTCCGGGCAGGCTCCACATAGTGGAGGCGGAGTACCTGGTGGCCTTCGCTGGGGCCCCGAAAGAGATACTCGACGGAATCTAG
- a CDS encoding BlaI/MecI/CopY family transcriptional regulator, producing the protein MEPHEFKLTEEGMKAVLPPLEAEIMEHMWKVKVATAGQVYEYMKEKHPDIRRSTISILMNRLCERGLLKRSVEKGRGGMRYVYTITATREEFEEKVVQSILDALMTNFKEATYAYLSKIKK; encoded by the coding sequence ATGGAGCCGCACGAGTTCAAGCTTACCGAGGAGGGAATGAAGGCAGTTCTCCCGCCTCTCGAGGCGGAGATAATGGAGCACATGTGGAAGGTCAAGGTGGCAACGGCCGGCCAGGTCTACGAGTACATGAAGGAGAAGCACCCCGACATAAGGCGTTCTACCATAAGCATACTCATGAACCGCCTCTGCGAGAGAGGGCTGCTCAAGAGGAGCGTCGAGAAGGGAAGGGGTGGAATGAGGTACGTCTACACCATAACCGCCACCAGAGAGGAGTTTGAAGAAAAGGTCGTCCAGAGCATACTGGATGCCCTTATGACGAACTTCAAGGAGGCGACCTACGCTTACCTGTCCAAGATTAAGAAGTGA
- a CDS encoding M48 family metallopeptidase: protein MLFIIMALEVLLAVIALAELGLEISLVAFGTVLALYVWVSTHDIKGEYVPLQRSEMPWLYDGIAEMAKKAGLPMPRVYILDEYIPNAYSFKNTIVLSLGLFEVLDQEEILAVAAHELGHIKNGDTKTFPVLAYGRYLMVMFTAVLMLLTRSLVISAASLTLLGLYEVTRANFHKEREFQADETALRLLDTPMNLKRALEELKYYEDLRVGIKSSVLPSIEPSIERKQKVQIIETHPSYDERIFRIIIEIDGNNMFNKRMQ, encoded by the coding sequence ATGCTGTTCATCATAATGGCCCTTGAAGTCCTTCTGGCAGTGATAGCACTGGCTGAGCTGGGCCTCGAAATATCGCTGGTGGCCTTCGGGACCGTGCTGGCGCTCTACGTGTGGGTCTCAACCCACGACATCAAGGGTGAGTACGTCCCACTCCAGCGGAGCGAGATGCCATGGCTCTACGACGGCATCGCAGAGATGGCCAAGAAGGCGGGCCTGCCGATGCCAAGGGTATACATACTGGACGAGTATATCCCCAACGCGTACTCATTCAAGAACACGATAGTGCTCTCCCTCGGCCTGTTCGAAGTCCTTGACCAGGAGGAGATACTGGCGGTGGCCGCACACGAGCTGGGACACATAAAGAACGGCGACACCAAGACCTTCCCAGTTCTTGCCTACGGGAGGTATCTCATGGTGATGTTCACCGCGGTCCTGATGCTCCTGACCAGAAGCCTAGTTATCAGCGCCGCCTCACTGACGCTCCTGGGCCTCTATGAGGTGACCCGCGCGAACTTCCATAAGGAGAGGGAGTTCCAGGCGGACGAGACCGCCCTGAGGCTCCTCGACACACCGATGAACCTCAAACGCGCCTTGGAGGAGCTGAAGTACTACGAGGACCTCCGCGTCGGCATCAAGTCCAGCGTGCTCCCAAGCATCGAGCCTTCAATCGAGAGGAAGCAGAAAGTTCAAATAATCGAAACCCACCCAAGCTACGATGAGAGGATATTCCGGATCATCATCGAGATAGACGGAAACAACATGTTCAACAAGCGCATGCAGTGA
- a CDS encoding cytidine/deoxycytidylate deaminase family protein, whose product MPVEIFLDREKADRIKRIRPTKDEYFMLIAKLVSLRATCPRLRVGAVAVKDGYILATGYNGAPRGMDHCIDAGCLIVDGHCHRAVHAEQNVIAMAARKGISLEGATLYVTHFPCDICFKIVINAGIKEIVYEEMYPNEATEILLKEAQRKGIVKIRQFKLPKERVKVFLEELFGEFKG is encoded by the coding sequence ATGCCGGTTGAAATCTTCCTGGACAGGGAGAAGGCGGACAGGATAAAGCGAATCCGGCCGACCAAGGACGAGTACTTCATGCTTATAGCGAAGCTCGTGTCCCTCCGTGCCACCTGCCCGAGGCTCCGCGTTGGGGCCGTCGCCGTCAAGGACGGCTACATCCTCGCAACTGGCTACAACGGGGCCCCACGTGGAATGGACCACTGCATCGACGCCGGCTGTCTGATAGTCGATGGGCACTGCCACAGGGCCGTTCACGCGGAGCAGAACGTAATAGCCATGGCGGCCAGGAAGGGCATAAGCCTCGAGGGAGCAACGCTCTACGTCACTCACTTCCCCTGTGACATCTGCTTCAAGATAGTCATAAACGCCGGAATAAAGGAGATAGTCTACGAGGAGATGTACCCCAACGAGGCAACGGAGATTCTGCTGAAAGAGGCCCAGAGAAAAGGAATAGTGAAGATACGACAGTTCAAACTGCCAAAGGAGCGCGTTAAAGTGTTCCTGGAGGAACTCTTCGGGGAGTTCAAGGGTTAG
- a CDS encoding DUF2304 domain-containing protein, whose translation MYAVQYIAIAVVLILMVYVLGRYGRREFEWGDFLFWEAILIGLLVVSIFPVQIANEIRKLLGLGRGLDALFVIGIGLAYILVFKVYLTVDKTEREITELTRKIAIELEEIREMLEEIEKKS comes from the coding sequence ATGTATGCGGTCCAGTACATAGCTATAGCGGTCGTCCTCATCCTGATGGTGTACGTCCTGGGCAGGTACGGCCGCAGGGAGTTCGAATGGGGCGACTTTCTCTTCTGGGAGGCCATACTCATCGGTCTTCTGGTGGTCTCGATATTCCCGGTTCAGATAGCCAACGAGATCAGAAAGCTCCTCGGCCTTGGGAGAGGTCTCGATGCCCTGTTCGTCATAGGGATCGGTCTCGCCTACATACTCGTCTTCAAGGTTTACCTCACGGTCGATAAAACCGAGCGGGAGATAACCGAACTGACGAGGAAGATAGCGATAGAGCTTGAGGAAATAAGGGAAATGCTTGAGGAGATTGAAAAGAAGAGCTAA
- a CDS encoding HAD family hydrolase: protein MDVRLVVFDLDGTLVGAPKPFTQLKEELKSRLLAEGIPEEILGDLTPMYENLQRIARETGRDFGELYSHMVELETERISESFLFEGVRETLEFLKERGIRMAVMTRSSRKAALRALEMHGIAGYFSVVSTRDDVPPAELKPNAGQLKRIIEALGVEPTRTLVVGDHGYDILPAKELGALSVMITSHESGRMSFSVDVEPEFEVPTMEEFRSLIEALLDTYIVVPAYNEERMVGAVLEDLLRYFRRDEIIVVNDGSSDRTEEIARSNGVHVLTHLVNRGLGGALGTGIAYALRKNARLILTFDADGQHLVSDALRVMKPVAEGKADFAVGSRLKGDTSQMPFVKRFGNFVLDAITAVFAGKYVSDSQSGLRCFSRDCAARIRITCDRYAVSSEIIIEAAKGGCRIVEVPIKAVYTEYSMKKGTNIFEGVKIALNLLFDKLR, encoded by the coding sequence ATGGACGTGAGGCTTGTAGTCTTCGATCTCGATGGGACGCTCGTTGGTGCTCCAAAACCCTTCACTCAACTCAAGGAAGAGCTGAAATCCAGGCTCCTGGCGGAGGGGATACCTGAGGAGATCCTCGGGGATCTCACCCCGATGTACGAGAACCTTCAGAGAATAGCGAGGGAAACTGGAAGGGACTTTGGAGAGCTCTATTCTCATATGGTGGAGCTTGAAACCGAGCGCATATCGGAGAGCTTTCTCTTTGAGGGCGTCAGAGAAACCCTGGAGTTTCTCAAGGAAAGGGGTATCCGGATGGCCGTGATGACCCGCAGCTCCAGGAAGGCAGCCCTCAGAGCCCTTGAGATGCACGGCATAGCGGGATATTTCAGTGTGGTGTCCACACGGGACGATGTTCCTCCGGCGGAGCTTAAACCGAACGCTGGCCAGCTGAAACGGATAATCGAGGCTCTCGGCGTTGAGCCGACCAGAACCCTCGTAGTCGGCGACCACGGCTACGATATCCTGCCGGCTAAGGAGCTTGGGGCGCTCTCGGTCATGATAACCTCCCACGAGTCCGGGAGGATGAGCTTCTCCGTCGATGTGGAGCCGGAATTTGAGGTTCCAACGATGGAGGAGTTCAGAAGTCTGATTGAGGCCCTTCTGGACACGTATATCGTCGTCCCCGCCTATAACGAGGAGCGCATGGTGGGCGCGGTTCTGGAGGATCTGCTGCGCTACTTCAGGCGCGACGAGATAATCGTTGTCAACGACGGCTCCAGCGACAGGACGGAGGAGATAGCCCGCTCAAATGGTGTTCATGTTCTCACGCATCTGGTCAACAGAGGGCTCGGCGGTGCCCTTGGCACGGGCATTGCCTACGCACTCAGGAAAAACGCCCGACTGATCCTTACCTTCGATGCCGACGGTCAGCACCTCGTGAGCGACGCCCTCCGCGTAATGAAGCCCGTTGCCGAGGGTAAAGCGGACTTCGCGGTTGGTTCTCGTCTCAAGGGCGATACCAGCCAGATGCCGTTTGTCAAGCGCTTCGGCAACTTCGTCCTCGACGCGATAACGGCGGTTTTTGCCGGGAAGTACGTCAGCGACAGCCAGAGCGGACTCAGGTGTTTCAGTCGCGACTGCGCGGCTAGGATAAGGATAACCTGCGACAGGTACGCCGTTTCGAGTGAAATCATCATTGAGGCCGCCAAAGGCGGGTGCAGAATAGTTGAGGTTCCTATAAAGGCGGTCTACACGGAGTACTCGATGAAAAAGGGCACCAACATATTTGAGGGCGTTAAAATCGCGCTCAACCTGCTGTTCGATAAGCTGAGGTGA
- a CDS encoding glycosyltransferase 4 family protein, with the protein MIEAAPLIGLTLTLILTPYLAGRLKRAGIIGRDIHKLDRPEVAEMGGLALLAAIPLALAPSIDPETARALLVFLLFGVVGIVDDLTALKQSHKVVLSLLVAVPTAFFGVSSRIDILGHTIDLGILYPVFAVLFVTGSANLVNLLAGFNGLEIGTSAVALGFLAVVTDGPARGLALAGLGAALGFLWWNRYPARVFPGDTGTLSMGALIGLVGILGKVELYAAILLVPHFLDFVIKAVGVRFGVRKHGRTEVLPDGTLKAPPYPSFLGTIMRTVKVNEPRLVAIVWGIEFILGLLVLALHLSL; encoded by the coding sequence ATGATAGAGGCTGCTCCGCTTATAGGTTTAACTCTAACGCTCATCCTCACCCCTTACCTCGCGGGGAGATTGAAGCGAGCGGGTATCATCGGAAGGGACATACACAAGCTCGACCGGCCAGAGGTTGCCGAGATGGGTGGACTGGCACTCCTCGCTGCCATCCCCCTGGCGCTGGCACCGTCCATCGATCCCGAAACCGCCAGGGCTCTCCTTGTATTCCTGCTCTTTGGAGTCGTTGGAATCGTGGACGACCTGACGGCACTCAAACAGTCCCACAAGGTGGTCCTCTCCCTCCTGGTCGCGGTTCCGACTGCGTTCTTCGGGGTATCTTCGCGGATAGACATCCTCGGCCATACCATCGATCTCGGAATCCTCTACCCAGTCTTCGCGGTGCTTTTCGTTACGGGCTCGGCAAACCTGGTGAACCTGCTGGCAGGCTTCAACGGCCTTGAAATTGGAACCTCCGCCGTGGCCCTGGGCTTTCTGGCCGTGGTGACCGACGGGCCGGCAAGGGGTCTGGCGCTGGCGGGACTCGGCGCCGCTCTGGGGTTCCTGTGGTGGAACCGCTACCCCGCGAGGGTCTTTCCCGGCGATACTGGAACGCTGAGCATGGGCGCGCTGATTGGGCTCGTCGGAATACTCGGAAAGGTCGAACTTTACGCAGCGATACTCCTCGTCCCGCACTTTCTGGACTTCGTGATAAAGGCTGTTGGGGTTAGGTTCGGGGTCAGGAAACACGGAAGAACGGAAGTACTGCCCGACGGGACGCTGAAAGCACCGCCGTACCCCAGCTTCCTGGGAACGATAATGAGAACGGTAAAGGTGAACGAACCGAGGCTCGTCGCGATAGTCTGGGGGATAGAGTTCATTCTTGGGCTTCTGGTTCTTGCTCTTCATCTATCACTTTGA
- the cas6 gene encoding CRISPR-associated endoribonuclease Cas6 produces the protein MRVEIKFRPAEEGTILPFNYNYDVYTQLVAKMAIVSPEIAREAEVSHVDYFTFSRIMVRKRELIPDRGIRVLSDDVSLYISSSSNELIKAVVEGFIDSPVLQIGDATFIADDIKVLKEPRIKESALFSTLSPIMVRTVKLSGNRMKIWDLYPNEESFFDKLRKVMLMRYSAIMGEMPEERDFSIDVVKFKPVRILVKDTYYRGSLMIFRYTGSSEIARFGYENGFGEKTRYGFGMVKVIDEEQEPEAQE, from the coding sequence ATGAGGGTGGAGATAAAGTTCAGGCCCGCAGAGGAGGGCACGATTCTGCCGTTTAACTACAATTATGACGTTTACACTCAGTTAGTGGCCAAAATGGCCATAGTTTCCCCTGAAATAGCCAGGGAAGCTGAAGTTAGTCACGTTGACTACTTCACGTTCTCCCGCATAATGGTGCGGAAGCGCGAGCTCATCCCCGACAGGGGCATTAGGGTTCTCTCGGACGACGTCTCGCTATACATCTCGTCCTCCTCGAACGAGCTGATAAAGGCAGTCGTTGAGGGCTTTATAGACAGCCCCGTTCTGCAGATAGGGGACGCCACCTTCATCGCGGATGACATAAAGGTTCTCAAGGAACCCCGGATAAAGGAGAGTGCCCTGTTTTCGACGCTGAGTCCGATAATGGTCAGGACGGTTAAGCTGAGCGGCAACAGGATGAAGATATGGGATCTCTACCCCAACGAGGAGAGCTTCTTCGACAAGCTCCGCAAGGTAATGCTCATGCGCTATTCTGCCATAATGGGGGAGATGCCCGAGGAGAGGGACTTCTCAATAGACGTTGTCAAGTTCAAGCCCGTCAGGATACTCGTTAAGGACACCTACTACCGCGGCTCGCTCATGATATTCCGGTACACCGGCTCCTCCGAGATCGCCCGCTTCGGCTATGAGAACGGTTTTGGGGAAAAAACGAGGTACGGCTTCGGAATGGTCAAAGTGATAGATGAAGAGCAAGAACCAGAAGCCCAAGAATGA